In the genome of Leptospira inadai serovar Lyme str. 10, one region contains:
- a CDS encoding HDOD domain-containing protein has product MNINWYHFEKEGYYLSVRNVNERIERLNPLYIRITTLNRNVDKLLNVLLDRYLVYLDAISLKESVFSILRESVMNAVKANSKRIFFSENNLNISDPDDYIKGMANFKKEMIRDKERYAELLEKVKFHCLITMAFNRTSFLMRVSNNAPIIAEELKRVENRIGKSREYNDLGEVFADHADDSEGAGLGLAMSLLMLKNEGIEGDCYKLKAEGAITSAYIKIPLDFKHRNVSYQRTVEIIAEIDKLPTFPENLNQIMSLISKPDSSITQITESVSRDVSLSTNILKLANSASFAQGRKVETLDEAIKRIGLSELNNILLSLGTKKILEERYKEFEQIWERSSLSAYICRRLGERMGWKKTFLTNLVCAALLHDIGLVLLLSLEPEIVAKLTELTGKNLLASTLGLEEAALGITHTSLGSMICEKWNFSDTIRVAAEYHHRPLMAKKESRDVVFAVYLSDWIIDCYEGKADPAAIHWEVLQHFGFKKDEEWKEFGDRIINEYKAFQRQSR; this is encoded by the coding sequence ATGAACATAAACTGGTACCACTTCGAAAAAGAAGGATACTATCTCAGCGTACGTAATGTAAACGAGCGTATCGAAAGGCTAAACCCTCTTTATATTCGAATTACGACATTAAACCGAAACGTAGACAAACTTCTAAACGTTTTGCTCGATCGTTATCTGGTCTATCTGGACGCGATATCTCTTAAGGAATCGGTTTTTTCCATCCTGAGAGAGAGTGTAATGAACGCCGTTAAGGCTAACTCCAAACGGATATTTTTCTCCGAAAATAACCTGAATATTTCCGACCCCGATGATTATATCAAGGGAATGGCGAATTTTAAGAAGGAGATGATTCGGGATAAAGAGCGATATGCCGAGCTTCTTGAAAAAGTCAAATTTCATTGCCTGATTACTATGGCTTTTAACCGAACGAGTTTCCTAATGAGAGTTTCCAATAACGCTCCCATCATCGCGGAAGAGCTGAAGAGGGTGGAAAATAGGATCGGCAAGAGTCGAGAATATAACGATTTAGGAGAGGTCTTTGCCGATCACGCCGACGATTCGGAAGGAGCAGGGCTCGGACTTGCGATGTCGCTTCTCATGTTGAAAAACGAAGGCATCGAAGGCGATTGCTATAAACTCAAAGCGGAAGGCGCGATCACTTCCGCTTATATAAAAATTCCCTTGGATTTCAAGCACCGGAATGTTTCGTATCAACGTACCGTTGAAATTATCGCTGAAATCGATAAGCTTCCTACGTTTCCGGAAAATCTAAATCAGATCATGAGTCTGATCAGTAAACCCGATTCCTCCATAACGCAGATTACCGAATCCGTTTCAAGAGACGTTTCTCTTTCGACAAATATTCTAAAGCTTGCGAATTCCGCTTCTTTTGCTCAAGGCAGAAAAGTGGAAACTCTCGACGAGGCGATTAAGCGAATCGGACTTTCCGAGTTAAACAATATTCTTTTAAGTCTTGGAACGAAGAAAATACTCGAAGAAAGATATAAAGAGTTCGAACAAATTTGGGAGAGATCCAGCTTATCAGCCTATATCTGCCGGAGATTGGGAGAACGTATGGGTTGGAAAAAAACCTTCCTAACCAATTTGGTCTGTGCCGCGTTACTTCATGATATCGGCTTGGTTCTTTTGCTATCGCTGGAACCCGAAATCGTGGCCAAATTGACGGAACTGACCGGAAAAAATCTATTAGCGTCCACACTCGGCTTGGAAGAAGCAGCATTAGGAATTACTCATACTTCACTCGGTAGTATGATCTGCGAAAAATGGAATTTTTCGGATACGATCCGAGTCGCGGCCGAATATCATCACAGGCCCTTAATGGCTAAAAAGGAATCGAGAGATGTGGTCTTTGCGGTCTATCTTTCCGATTGGATCATCGATTGTTATGAGGGAAAGGCGGATCCTGCCGCGATCCATTGGGAGGTCCTTCAACATTTCGGTTTTAAAAAAGACGAGGAATGGAAAGAGTTCGGCGACAGAATTATAAACGAATATAAAGCGTTTCAACGCCAGTCTAGATAG
- the rsmA gene encoding 16S rRNA (adenine(1518)-N(6)/adenine(1519)-N(6))-dimethyltransferase RsmA — translation MSSPDYPFFKPTVIREFLAKKSSAPLKKWGQNFLIDPNAVRALLQSADPEALQKSDLILEIGPGLGALSHLLVGLGKRVRLFEIDPVYYEWLKEFLPEAEVVLGDVRETLTDSIQDNCFLFGNLPYYITSELIVLSLERLSGLTGAVFLVQKEFARRMTKEVSSLSVYAGAYGTFKNRKTIKAGSFYPSPSIDSSVLSYTAKPRFSNRELYQILEILCRVLFWGKRKKIGSSLKEAPLLSFYPMGLPLRLSEETLGLRLKEAVETAGLSLDKRPEELKIEDFYEVVENFPLHF, via the coding sequence ATGAGCTCCCCGGACTACCCGTTTTTTAAACCCACAGTGATTCGGGAATTCCTTGCCAAAAAATCCTCCGCTCCTCTAAAAAAATGGGGACAGAATTTCCTAATAGACCCGAACGCGGTCCGCGCGTTACTGCAAAGCGCAGATCCGGAAGCATTACAAAAATCTGATTTAATTCTGGAAATCGGGCCCGGTTTAGGCGCTCTTTCCCATCTTTTGGTCGGACTGGGAAAAAGAGTCCGGTTATTCGAAATCGATCCCGTATATTACGAATGGCTGAAAGAATTTCTTCCGGAAGCGGAAGTCGTTTTAGGCGACGTAAGAGAGACTCTAACGGATTCGATCCAGGACAATTGTTTTCTGTTCGGAAATCTTCCCTATTATATCACTTCCGAGTTGATTGTTCTTTCCTTAGAGCGATTGAGCGGATTGACGGGTGCGGTGTTCTTAGTCCAAAAAGAATTCGCGCGACGAATGACCAAAGAAGTATCCTCTTTATCCGTTTACGCGGGAGCCTATGGTACTTTCAAAAATCGTAAAACGATAAAAGCCGGATCTTTTTATCCCAGCCCGAGCATAGATTCCAGCGTCCTTTCCTACACCGCCAAACCTCGTTTTTCAAACAGAGAACTCTATCAAATTTTAGAAATACTCTGTAGGGTTTTGTTTTGGGGAAAAAGAAAAAAGATCGGATCTTCTCTGAAGGAAGCTCCCCTTCTATCCTTTTATCCCATGGGTCTGCCCTTACGTTTGTCCGAAGAAACTCTAGGCCTCCGACTCAAGGAAGCCGTAGAGACCGCCGGGCTTTCTTTGGACAAACGACCGGAAGAATTAAAGATCGAAGATTTTTACGAAGTGGTGGAGAATTTCCCTCTCCATTTTTGA
- the rsgA gene encoding ribosome small subunit-dependent GTPase A: MNHKPDLSLSAWDRDREREFQIISSLFGLPESFPARIIGEQGQEFKLQTAFEEGIGILTGALRFGASSILDLPIAGDWVLATKMDSEQFLIHSLLPRRSLLVRKSKGNLQRPDPICANMDYIFLLHGLDGDFQPRRLERTLVQLWESGALPVIVLTKKDLYRDNQDELFDRIAQVTESCPGVRVHSISIFESIGLEELADYWSKESTSAFIGSSGVGKSSLLNLLLGKEFREVQNVRESDSKGKHTTSNRWMFRLSSGAWILDNPGMREIQLWSDGSGLAETFPEILEAVKGCKFPDCSHHSEPNCGVKVALEQGRISKDRFKSYLKLQRELSRNAQLASPTSREARAQKAKCKSIHREQKRLQYQREKERYQ, from the coding sequence ATGAATCACAAACCGGATCTTTCTCTATCCGCATGGGACCGCGATAGGGAAAGAGAGTTTCAAATTATATCTTCGCTATTCGGACTGCCGGAATCTTTTCCCGCGCGAATCATCGGAGAGCAAGGGCAAGAGTTTAAACTCCAAACGGCTTTCGAAGAAGGAATCGGTATCTTAACGGGTGCGCTTCGTTTTGGAGCGAGTTCCATTTTGGATTTACCGATTGCCGGAGATTGGGTACTCGCTACAAAAATGGATTCGGAACAATTTCTGATCCATTCCCTTCTTCCTCGTCGGAGTTTGCTCGTGCGTAAATCCAAAGGGAATTTGCAGAGGCCGGATCCGATCTGCGCAAATATGGATTATATTTTTCTTTTGCACGGATTGGATGGCGATTTCCAACCCAGGCGATTGGAAAGAACTCTCGTGCAGCTTTGGGAGAGCGGCGCCTTGCCCGTGATCGTTTTGACGAAGAAGGATCTCTACAGAGATAACCAAGATGAGTTATTCGATAGGATCGCACAAGTGACAGAGTCTTGCCCGGGAGTTAGGGTTCATTCTATTTCAATATTCGAGTCGATCGGTCTGGAGGAATTGGCGGACTACTGGAGTAAAGAATCCACTTCGGCCTTTATCGGATCTTCCGGAGTGGGGAAGTCCTCTCTATTAAATCTTCTTTTGGGGAAAGAATTTAGGGAAGTCCAAAACGTTCGCGAGTCGGATTCGAAGGGAAAACATACGACAAGCAATCGTTGGATGTTTCGTCTATCGTCGGGCGCTTGGATTTTGGATAATCCGGGAATGAGGGAGATCCAACTTTGGTCGGACGGCTCGGGGCTCGCGGAAACTTTTCCGGAAATTTTGGAAGCTGTGAAAGGCTGTAAGTTTCCCGACTGTTCTCATCATAGCGAGCCGAATTGCGGAGTAAAGGTCGCTCTGGAGCAAGGGAGAATTTCGAAAGATCGCTTTAAAAGCTATCTCAAATTGCAGAGGGAATTGTCTCGAAATGCACAATTGGCTTCTCCGACTTCCCGCGAGGCCCGCGCACAAAAAGCGAAATGCAAATCGATTCACAGAGAACAGAAAAGACTGCAGTATCAAAGGGAAAAAGAACGGTATCAATAA